The following coding sequences lie in one Desulfovibrio sp. TomC genomic window:
- a CDS encoding DsbA family protein yields MKSTGLLALLVCLALVAAITPLRHAVATQQPVDAAAIIDDPSAPVTGNPKGDITIVEFSDYNCPFCKQSAAALEELIKSDGKIRVVHKDWPVLTDASAYGARLALAAGYQGKYAEANAALMRIPGMRISKERMLEAVKASGVDMDRLESDLNTHAKEIVALLERNSEQAETLGLQGTPAFLVGPYLVPSALGYDSFKQVVADARTKMKGDK; encoded by the coding sequence ATGAAATCGACTGGTTTGTTGGCACTTCTCGTCTGTTTGGCCCTAGTCGCCGCCATCACGCCGTTGCGGCATGCCGTCGCAACGCAACAACCTGTGGATGCCGCCGCCATAATCGACGATCCATCCGCCCCTGTCACCGGCAATCCCAAAGGTGATATCACCATCGTCGAGTTTTCCGACTATAATTGTCCCTTTTGCAAGCAATCTGCTGCGGCTCTTGAAGAATTGATCAAGTCAGATGGCAAAATTCGTGTTGTCCACAAGGATTGGCCTGTGCTGACGGATGCCTCGGCCTATGGGGCGCGACTGGCCCTGGCCGCAGGTTATCAGGGGAAATATGCCGAGGCCAATGCGGCGTTGATGCGCATCCCGGGTATGCGTATTTCCAAGGAACGGATGTTGGAAGCCGTCAAGGCCTCGGGTGTGGATATGGACCGTCTGGAAAGCGATCTCAACACCCATGCAAAGGAGATCGTCGCCCTGTTGGAACGCAATTCCGAACAGGCCGAAACGCTGGGTCTGCAAGGGACGCCGGCATTTCTCGTCGGCCCCTACCTTGTCCCCTCCGCTCTTGGCTACGACAGTTTCAAGCAGGTCGTCGCCGATGCGCGGACGAAAATGAAAGGCGACAAGTAA
- the larB gene encoding nickel pincer cofactor biosynthesis protein LarB, protein MNTQETLKQLLTGIQNGSLDVEQGMEQLRDLPFLDIGHTKIDLHRALRNGFPEVIYGEGKTPEQVGDIFVRMREHANVLATRVSPEMAAHVQSVCPEVRYNPLGRTLTAVRGDIVYRAGEIGIITAGTSDLPVAEEARVTCEMLGSRAFVISDVGVAGIHRLLGKLDELRKARVLVVVAGMEGALASVVGGLLSQPIVAVPTSVGYGACFSGLSALLGMLTSCASGVTVVNIDNGFGAACAACKINNIFPN, encoded by the coding sequence ATGAACACACAGGAAACGTTGAAGCAATTGCTGACCGGCATCCAAAACGGCAGCCTCGATGTGGAACAGGGGATGGAGCAACTGCGCGATCTCCCCTTCCTGGACATCGGCCACACCAAGATCGACCTGCACCGCGCGCTGCGAAACGGCTTCCCCGAAGTGATCTACGGCGAGGGCAAGACCCCGGAACAGGTGGGCGACATATTCGTTCGCATGCGTGAGCACGCAAACGTCCTGGCCACCCGGGTTTCGCCCGAAATGGCCGCGCATGTGCAATCCGTCTGTCCGGAAGTCCGGTACAACCCCCTTGGGCGCACCTTGACCGCTGTCCGGGGAGATATCGTTTACCGGGCGGGGGAGATCGGCATCATCACCGCCGGGACCTCCGACCTCCCGGTAGCCGAAGAAGCCCGCGTAACCTGTGAAATGCTCGGCAGTCGGGCCTTTGTCATCTCCGACGTGGGCGTGGCCGGCATCCACCGGCTCCTGGGCAAGCTCGACGAGCTTCGCAAGGCCCGGGTGCTCGTCGTGGTGGCTGGCATGGAAGGAGCGCTGGCCAGCGTCGTTGGAGGGCTGCTGTCCCAACCCATCGTGGCGGTGCCCACCTCGGTGGGCTACGGGGCTTGCTTCTCAGGACTCTCCGCGCTGCTTGGCATGCTCACTTCCTGCGCCAGCGGCGTGACCGTGGTCAACATCGACAACGGTTTCGGCGCAGCTTGCGCGGCCTGCAAGATCAACAACATCTTCCCGAACTGA
- a CDS encoding asparagine synthase-related protein, translating to MTPSLPPKDQKYRNLLCELRSMQKVVVAFSGGLDSTFLLHAARQALADDVLAVTIAADYTPESEVEEAKRTAQAVNVRHRDLSREHGLVWDKPSGACLLSRIPHDTRIESVELRRIDQAEALLKNLGLTAVRLRSHGDLARIEVPHDRVAGMVEADRRHGIDARLKALGYRYVTVDLAGYRMGSLNEKTA from the coding sequence ATGACGCCCTCTCTGCCGCCAAAAGACCAAAAGTACCGGAACCTGCTTTGCGAACTGCGCTCCATGCAAAAGGTCGTGGTCGCGTTCTCGGGTGGATTGGACAGTACTTTTTTGCTGCATGCCGCCAGGCAAGCCCTGGCTGACGACGTGTTGGCCGTCACCATCGCCGCCGACTACACGCCGGAATCGGAGGTCGAGGAGGCCAAACGCACGGCTCAGGCCGTAAACGTCCGCCACCGGGATCTTTCCAGGGAACATGGCCTTGTCTGGGACAAGCCCTCCGGGGCGTGTCTTCTCTCGCGCATTCCCCACGACACACGCATCGAGTCCGTGGAGCTGCGGCGCATCGACCAGGCCGAAGCCCTCCTGAAAAATCTGGGATTGACTGCGGTGCGGCTGCGAAGCCATGGCGATCTCGCTCGCATTGAAGTGCCGCACGACCGGGTCGCCGGGATGGTCGAAGCGGACAGGCGTCATGGGATCGACGCCCGACTCAAGGCGCTGGGCTACCGTTATGTGACCGTGGATCTCGCCGGCTACCGCATGGGCAGCCTTAACGAAAAGACCGCGTAA
- a CDS encoding lactate racemase domain-containing protein, which yields MQDVLLDYGDTKMRVELPDSANVLRLAEVDTDPPAVDPAAATRRALANPLGTPPLRELAKPGQKVVIGFPDRVKGGAGPQCHRRVAIPIIVEELLAAGVRLEDITLLCAPGLHRHNTLEEWYWYLGKEIVDMFWPGRLLNHDAESPDIVDLGQDEMGNIVQVSRLLAEADLPIVVGHCSGNPYGGYSGGYKMLVTGHTTWRCISSHHCPKTMHRDDWLGATPHSHQRHQFRSIGEAIEKGIGKMIFGVDAVIGKKAQVLDVQAGLLGEIEKATWPLADKRTNYALDAAEPADVLIMGLPRNFHYGPGMGSNPILMSLAIGGQLSRCWGAFREGGVIIAAAVCDGWFNPKWFPSYAETYEALQKYCTPAEFLTSKDADALSANPEYCYSYSNYNTYHPYHAMSMISGGSVPAQRTSAVYIAGAKAPGYARGMGFTPTATFKEAMAMAQRHVGKTPRILCTPDCFTGGMGVHLHLKK from the coding sequence ATGCAAGACGTTTTGTTGGATTACGGCGATACGAAGATGCGCGTGGAACTGCCCGACAGCGCGAACGTGCTGCGGCTGGCCGAAGTGGACACCGACCCGCCGGCCGTTGATCCGGCCGCGGCCACCCGTCGGGCCCTGGCCAATCCCCTGGGCACGCCGCCCTTGCGCGAACTGGCCAAGCCCGGCCAAAAGGTGGTCATCGGCTTCCCCGACCGCGTCAAAGGCGGAGCCGGGCCGCAGTGCCACCGCCGGGTGGCCATCCCCATCATCGTGGAGGAGCTGCTCGCCGCCGGGGTGCGCCTGGAAGACATCACGCTGCTGTGCGCCCCGGGCCTGCACCGGCACAACACGCTGGAAGAATGGTACTGGTACCTGGGCAAAGAGATCGTGGACATGTTCTGGCCGGGAAGGCTCCTGAACCACGACGCCGAATCCCCGGACATCGTGGACCTCGGCCAAGACGAAATGGGCAACATCGTGCAGGTCAGCCGCCTCCTGGCCGAGGCCGACCTGCCCATCGTGGTCGGACACTGCTCCGGCAACCCCTACGGCGGCTATTCCGGCGGCTACAAGATGCTCGTGACCGGCCATACCACCTGGCGCTGCATCAGCTCCCACCACTGCCCCAAGACCATGCACCGCGACGACTGGCTGGGCGCGACCCCCCACTCGCACCAGCGCCACCAGTTCCGCTCCATCGGCGAAGCCATCGAAAAAGGCATCGGCAAAATGATCTTCGGCGTGGACGCCGTGATCGGCAAGAAGGCGCAAGTGCTCGACGTGCAGGCCGGCCTGCTCGGCGAGATCGAAAAAGCCACCTGGCCGCTGGCCGACAAGCGCACGAACTACGCCCTCGACGCCGCCGAACCGGCCGACGTGCTCATCATGGGCCTGCCCCGCAATTTCCACTACGGCCCGGGCATGGGCTCCAACCCCATTCTCATGAGCCTGGCCATCGGCGGCCAGCTCTCGCGCTGCTGGGGCGCCTTCCGGGAAGGCGGGGTCATCATCGCCGCGGCCGTGTGCGACGGCTGGTTCAATCCCAAATGGTTCCCATCCTACGCGGAAACCTACGAGGCGTTGCAGAAGTATTGCACCCCGGCGGAATTCCTGACTTCGAAGGACGCCGACGCCCTCTCCGCCAACCCCGAATATTGCTACTCCTATTCCAATTACAACACCTACCACCCCTACCATGCCATGTCCATGATCAGCGGCGGCAGCGTGCCCGCCCAGCGGACCTCGGCTGTGTACATTGCCGGAGCCAAGGCTCCCGGATACGCCCGGGGCATGGGTTTCACCCCCACGGCAACCTTCAAGGAGGCCATGGCCATGGCCCAGCGCCACGTGGGCAAGACCCCCCGCATTCTCTGCACGCCGGACTGCTTCACCGGCGGTATGGGCGTGCATCTGCATCTGAAGAAGTAG
- a CDS encoding ABC transporter ATP-binding protein codes for MTTQPDEIKVEVKNLTKYFGNLHVLDDISFNIKKGEFVCVVGPTGCGKTTFLNLLTRIYSPTRGDLFIDGESADPKKHNLAFVFQEPSAFPWLTVEKNLRFGLEIKKLPKDVIDERTEMIIKMLGLQELRNSYPHQLSVSSEQRIIIGRAFAMNPDLLLMDEPYGQMDVKLRFFLEDEVIRLWQELGTTVVFITHNIEEAVYMAQRILILSTKPTTIKEEVIVDLPRPRRFDDPKFVAIRNAVTEKIKWW; via the coding sequence ATGACGACGCAACCCGACGAGATCAAGGTCGAGGTCAAGAACCTGACCAAATACTTCGGCAACCTGCACGTCCTCGACGACATCTCTTTCAACATCAAGAAAGGGGAATTCGTCTGCGTGGTCGGCCCCACCGGCTGCGGCAAGACCACCTTTTTAAACCTCCTGACCCGCATTTACAGCCCCACGCGCGGCGACCTCTTCATCGACGGCGAATCCGCCGATCCGAAGAAACACAACCTGGCCTTCGTGTTCCAGGAGCCGTCGGCGTTTCCCTGGCTCACCGTGGAAAAAAACCTGCGCTTTGGCCTGGAGATCAAGAAGCTGCCCAAGGACGTCATCGACGAACGCACGGAAATGATCATCAAGATGCTCGGTCTCCAGGAGCTGCGCAACAGCTATCCCCATCAACTCTCGGTCAGCTCCGAGCAGCGCATCATCATCGGCCGGGCCTTCGCCATGAATCCGGATCTGCTCCTCATGGACGAGCCCTATGGGCAAATGGATGTCAAGCTGCGGTTTTTCCTGGAGGACGAGGTCATCCGCCTGTGGCAGGAGCTGGGGACCACCGTGGTCTTTATCACCCACAACATCGAGGAAGCCGTCTACATGGCGCAACGCATCCTCATCCTCTCCACCAAGCCGACAACCATCAAGGAAGAGGTGATCGTCGACCTGCCAAGGCCGCGACGTTTCGACGATCCCAAATTCGTCGCCATCCGCAATGCCGTGACGGAAAAAATCAAGTGGTGGTAG